In one window of Escherichia coli DSM 30083 = JCM 1649 = ATCC 11775 DNA:
- the lpdA gene encoding dihydrolipoyl dehydrogenase: protein MSTIFDVAVMGGGPGGYVAALRAAQNGLSVVCIDDGVNAQGEPSPGGTCLNVGCIPSKSLLQSSELYAQVQHEASIHGVNVEGVSFNAAAMIQRKDAIVSRLTMGISLLFKKNKVKHLCGLATLERAQDEIWQLRVNDQHIHARNVVIATGSQPRQLPGVTIDNQQILDNRGALALSEVPPRLGVIGAGVIGLELGSVWNRVGSDVTLLEMAPTFLPALEARLSNEVRKAMIASGMKMQLAVEIEAIEQRDDGVHVRWRQGEKREESRFDKLILAIGRVPRLSGVDLVQLGLEADNRGGIAVDNLCRTGKAGLWAIGDVVRGPMLAHKAMAEGVVVADQIAGLAVEPINFALIPSVIYTQPEVAWVGENEASLKAAGRVFNKGNSLFAGNGRALALGQEGGRCTLYSDKHTDRVLGGAIVGPQASELINEIALAMTFSASGEDIACAIHAHPTLSEVIHEAAMALNNKALHG, encoded by the coding sequence ATGAGTACAATTTTTGATGTGGCAGTTATGGGGGGTGGGCCAGGTGGTTACGTAGCGGCACTGCGGGCTGCGCAGAATGGGCTTTCCGTAGTATGTATTGATGATGGTGTTAATGCACAGGGCGAACCTTCGCCGGGCGGTACGTGTCTCAATGTCGGCTGTATTCCGTCAAAATCGTTGCTGCAATCTTCCGAGCTGTACGCGCAAGTACAGCATGAGGCAAGCATTCATGGCGTTAACGTTGAAGGCGTATCTTTCAATGCTGCCGCGATGATTCAACGTAAAGATGCCATAGTAAGCCGCCTGACAATGGGCATCAGCTTGCTGTTTAAGAAAAATAAAGTGAAGCACTTGTGCGGCCTCGCAACGTTAGAACGTGCTCAGGATGAGATTTGGCAATTACGCGTAAACGATCAACACATTCACGCCCGTAATGTAGTGATTGCAACAGGTTCTCAGCCGCGTCAGCTGCCTGGCGTTACCATTGATAATCAACAGATCCTCGACAATCGTGGCGCCCTGGCATTGAGCGAAGTGCCGCCGCGTCTCGGTGTGATCGGCGCTGGCGTGATTGGCCTTGAACTGGGGTCTGTGTGGAATCGGGTCGGTTCAGATGTCACGCTGCTGGAGATGGCGCCAACGTTCTTGCCTGCACTGGAAGCTCGCCTGTCGAACGAAGTCCGTAAAGCAATGATTGCCAGTGGGATGAAAATGCAACTGGCAGTAGAGATTGAGGCTATTGAACAACGGGATGACGGTGTGCATGTGCGCTGGCGGCAGGGTGAGAAGCGAGAAGAAAGCCGCTTCGATAAATTAATTCTTGCCATTGGACGTGTACCGCGACTTTCTGGTGTCGATCTCGTGCAACTCGGTCTTGAAGCCGATAACCGTGGCGGTATTGCCGTCGATAACTTATGCCGTACCGGGAAAGCCGGGCTGTGGGCAATTGGTGATGTCGTGCGAGGGCCGATGCTGGCGCATAAAGCGATGGCTGAAGGTGTGGTGGTTGCGGATCAAATTGCCGGACTGGCGGTAGAGCCGATTAATTTTGCGCTGATCCCTTCGGTGATTTACACCCAACCGGAAGTTGCGTGGGTAGGGGAAAACGAGGCCTCACTGAAAGCCGCTGGCAGAGTCTTTAACAAAGGAAATTCTCTGTTTGCCGGTAACGGTCGCGCCTTAGCATTAGGCCAGGAAGGTGGGCGTTGCACGTTATACAGCGATAAACACACTGACCGCGTACTTGGCGGAGCGATTGTTGGCCCGCAGGCATCGGAGCTGATCAATGAAATTGCGCTGGCGATGACTTTTAGCGCCTCTGGCGAGGATATTGCCTGTGCGATCCATGCGCATCCGACCTTAAGCGAAGTCATCCACGAAGCAGCAATGGCCTTGAATAATAAAGCATTACACGGATAA
- the sucC gene encoding ADP-forming succinate--CoA ligase subunit beta: MNLHEYQAKSLLAGMGMPCPKEIAIQQISQLADAWQHIACPSKGAVLKAQVHAGGRGKAGGVKVLKQLPEAQAFVQQMLGSQLVTYQTGPEGQYVSSILLCENIYPVRQELYFGMVVDRESQRVTFIVSPEGGVEIEKVAHETPEKISSVSIDPLTGVQPCHIREMFAVLQLEHGLFATFSRLVNQAWKAFNELDFALLEINPLVLRETGEFMCADAKVSLDDNALYRHPELQVLRDETQEDPRESQAAKLDLNYVSLDGNIGCMVNGAGLAMATMDIIKLYGEQPANFLDVGGGATQERVSEAFRLIVSDSKVKAILVNIFGGIVRCDMIARAIIHALNEARITLPVVVRLSGNNAAEGQRLLAESGLTVEAVNSLDDAAKRIIALLN, translated from the coding sequence ATGAATTTACATGAGTATCAGGCCAAATCGTTACTGGCTGGCATGGGGATGCCGTGTCCAAAAGAGATAGCCATCCAACAGATTTCGCAACTGGCAGATGCCTGGCAACATATTGCTTGCCCGAGTAAAGGCGCGGTACTTAAAGCGCAGGTACATGCTGGTGGGCGCGGTAAAGCTGGCGGCGTAAAAGTGCTTAAGCAGCTGCCGGAAGCACAGGCTTTTGTACAGCAAATGTTGGGATCGCAACTGGTGACTTATCAGACCGGGCCAGAAGGGCAGTATGTCAGCAGTATTTTGCTGTGCGAAAACATCTATCCGGTACGCCAGGAACTCTATTTTGGCATGGTGGTGGATCGTGAAAGCCAGCGGGTCACGTTTATTGTCAGCCCGGAAGGTGGTGTGGAAATTGAAAAAGTCGCCCATGAGACACCGGAGAAAATCAGCAGTGTCAGCATTGATCCACTGACAGGCGTGCAGCCTTGCCATATCCGCGAAATGTTTGCTGTTCTGCAACTGGAACACGGGCTATTTGCTACCTTTAGTCGCCTGGTTAATCAGGCGTGGAAAGCCTTTAACGAACTGGATTTCGCCCTGCTGGAAATTAACCCTCTGGTGTTGCGGGAAACGGGCGAATTTATGTGTGCAGACGCGAAAGTATCGCTGGATGATAACGCGCTGTATCGTCACCCGGAACTCCAGGTGCTACGTGATGAAACCCAGGAAGATCCACGCGAAAGCCAGGCAGCGAAGCTTGATCTTAATTATGTCTCGCTGGACGGAAATATCGGCTGCATGGTCAATGGTGCAGGGCTGGCTATGGCAACCATGGACATCATCAAGCTATACGGTGAACAACCCGCAAACTTCCTGGATGTTGGCGGTGGCGCAACCCAGGAGCGCGTCAGTGAAGCCTTTCGGCTGATTGTTTCCGACAGCAAAGTGAAAGCCATTCTGGTTAATATTTTTGGTGGGATTGTCCGTTGCGACATGATCGCCAGAGCCATTATTCATGCTCTGAATGAGGCCCGTATCACCCTGCCTGTCGTGGTGCGTCTCTCCGGTAATAACGCTGCCGAAGGGCAGCGGTTACTGGCAGAAAGTGGCCTGACGGTGGAAGCCGTCAATTCTCTGGATGATGCCGCTAAACGCATCATTGCGTTACTGAATTAA
- the tyrB gene encoding aromatic amino acid transaminase, translating to MFQKVDAYAGDPILTLMERFKEDPRSDKVNLSIGLYYNEDGIIPQLKAVADAEARLNAQPHGASLYLPMEGLNSYRHAIAPLLFGADHPVLQQQRVATIQTLGGSGALKVGADFLKRYFPESGVWVSDPTWENHVAIFAGAGFEVSTYPWYDEATNGVRFNDLLATLKTLPARSIVLLHPCCHNPTGADLTNDQWDSVIEILKARELIPFLDIAYQGFGAGMEEDAYAIRAIASAGLPALVSNSFSKIFSLYGERVGGLSVLCEDAEAAGRVLGQLKATVRRNYSSPPNFGAQVVAAVLNDEALKASWLAEVEEMRTRILAMRQELVKVLSTEMPERNFDYLLNQRGMFSYTGLRTAQVDRLREEFGVYLIASGRMCVAGLNAQNVHRVAKAFAAVM from the coding sequence GTGTTTCAAAAAGTTGACGCCTACGCTGGCGACCCGATTCTTACGCTTATGGAGCGTTTTAAAGAAGACCCTCGCAGCGACAAAGTGAATTTAAGTATCGGTCTGTACTACAACGAAGACGGAATTATTCCACAACTGAAAGCCGTAGCGGATGCGGAAGCGCGCCTGAATGCGCAGCCTCATGGTGCTTCGCTTTATTTACCGATGGAAGGGCTTAACAGCTATCGCCATGCCATTGCGCCGCTGCTGTTTGGTGCGGACCATCCGGTACTGCAACAACAGCGCGTAGCAACCATTCAAACCCTTGGCGGCTCAGGGGCATTGAAAGTGGGTGCAGATTTCCTGAAACGCTACTTCCCGGAATCAGGCGTCTGGGTCAGCGATCCTACCTGGGAAAACCACGTAGCAATATTCGCCGGGGCTGGATTCGAAGTAAGTACTTACCCCTGGTATGACGAAGCGACTAACGGCGTGCGCTTTAATGACCTGTTGGCGACGCTGAAAACATTACCTGCCCGCAGTATTGTGTTGCTGCATCCATGTTGCCACAACCCAACGGGTGCCGATCTCACTAATGACCAGTGGGATTCCGTGATTGAAATTCTCAAAGCCCGCGAGCTTATTCCATTCCTCGATATTGCCTATCAAGGATTTGGTGCCGGTATGGAAGAGGATGCCTACGCCATTCGCGCCATTGCCAGCGCTGGATTACCCGCTCTGGTGAGCAATTCGTTCTCGAAAATTTTCTCCCTTTACGGCGAGCGCGTCGGCGGACTTTCTGTTCTGTGTGAAGATGCCGAAGCCGCAGGCCGCGTACTGGGGCAATTGAAAGCAACCGTTCGCCGCAACTACTCCAGCCCGCCGAATTTTGGTGCGCAGGTGGTGGCTGCGGTGCTGAATGACGAGGCATTGAAAGCCAGCTGGCTGGCGGAAGTAGAAGAGATGCGTACTCGCATTCTGGCAATGCGTCAGGAACTGGTGAAGGTATTGAGCACAGAGATGCCAGAGCGCAATTTCGATTATCTGCTTAATCAGCGCGGCATGTTCAGTTATACCGGTTTAAGAACCGCTCAGGTTGACCGACTACGTGAAGAATTTGGTGTCTATCTCATCGCCAGCGGTCGCATGTGTGTCGCCGGGCTTAACGCGCAAAATGTGCATCGCGTGGCAAAGGCGTTTGCTGCGGTGATGTGA
- the odhB gene encoding 2-oxoglutarate dehydrogenase complex dihydrolipoyllysine-residue succinyltransferase has protein sequence MIEITVPVLPESVTEGTLTTWCKQEGEHVKRDDVIAELETDKVILEIPAPHDGVLSNIIVSEGSTVTSAQLLAHLKPQAVIEETVTPVTETLAMPSARLEAQRSGVELADVAGSGRNGRILKEDVQRVTPAPVIQPERVAEIAPAKPLTPGARQERREPMSRLRQRIAERLLASQQNNAILTTFNEVNMQSVMDLRTRWKDRFAEKHGVKLGFMSFFVKAVTRALERFPVVNASVDGNEIIWRDYCDIGIAVSSNRGLVVPVLRNAQSLSLVEIERQIAEYATQARNGKLPLEALQGGTFSITNGGTFGSMMSTPIINPPQSAILGMHAITPRPVAENGQVVIRPMMYLALSYDHRIIDGQEAVQTLVAIRELLESPEQLLLDL, from the coding sequence ATGATCGAAATTACTGTCCCTGTATTACCGGAATCTGTCACGGAAGGCACGCTGACAACCTGGTGTAAACAAGAAGGCGAGCACGTAAAACGCGATGATGTGATTGCCGAGCTGGAAACCGATAAAGTCATTCTGGAAATACCGGCCCCGCACGATGGCGTGTTAAGCAATATTATCGTCAGCGAAGGTAGCACGGTCACGTCCGCGCAACTGTTGGCGCATCTTAAGCCGCAAGCTGTCATAGAAGAAACCGTCACACCAGTCACCGAAACCCTGGCGATGCCTTCCGCACGGCTGGAGGCACAGCGTAGTGGTGTTGAACTTGCTGACGTTGCGGGGAGCGGGAGAAATGGACGTATCCTGAAAGAGGATGTACAGCGCGTTACTCCTGCACCAGTCATTCAGCCTGAACGGGTGGCGGAGATCGCGCCAGCTAAACCCTTGACACCGGGTGCTCGTCAGGAACGTCGTGAGCCGATGTCGCGCTTACGTCAGCGAATTGCTGAGCGTCTGCTGGCTTCCCAACAAAATAACGCCATTCTTACCACATTCAACGAAGTAAACATGCAGAGCGTGATGGATTTACGCACCCGCTGGAAAGATCGTTTTGCCGAGAAGCACGGCGTGAAGCTGGGCTTTATGTCCTTCTTTGTTAAGGCCGTTACCCGGGCGCTGGAGCGCTTCCCTGTAGTGAATGCCAGCGTTGATGGCAACGAGATTATCTGGCGTGATTATTGCGATATCGGCATTGCAGTGAGCAGCAACCGCGGCCTGGTAGTGCCTGTGTTACGCAATGCGCAATCACTCTCTTTGGTGGAAATTGAACGGCAAATTGCCGAATACGCCACACAGGCACGCAATGGCAAATTGCCGCTGGAGGCGTTACAGGGCGGCACGTTCTCTATCACCAACGGCGGTACTTTTGGTTCGATGATGTCAACGCCAATCATTAACCCGCCGCAGTCGGCCATTCTTGGGATGCATGCCATCACGCCGCGCCCGGTCGCAGAAAACGGCCAGGTTGTTATTCGTCCCATGATGTACCTTGCTCTCAGCTATGACCATCGCATTATCGATGGTCAGGAAGCCGTGCAGACATTGGTGGCAATACGTGAGCTACTGGAATCACCGGAACAACTGTTGCTGGATCTTTAA
- the sucD gene encoding succinate--CoA ligase subunit alpha — protein MSVLINKHTRVLVQGITGKNGTFHTEQAIAYGTQIVGGVTPGKGGQRHLDRPVFDSMKEAMRQTEADASVIYVPAPFVLDSVVEAIEAGVKLVVVITEGVPTLDMVKVRRLLDCHPDVRLIGPNCPGVITPGECKIGIMPGEIHRPGRIGIVSRSGTLTYEAVAQTTALGLGQSTCIGIGGDPVPGTNFIDALRLFENDPQTDAVIMIGEIGGNAEERAAEFIRHEMNKPVVGYIAGVTAPKGKRMGHAGAIISGGSGSAEDKFRAFDKAGMAWTRNPALLGETLWNVIK, from the coding sequence ATGAGCGTTTTGATCAACAAACACACGCGGGTACTGGTGCAGGGCATTACCGGCAAAAACGGCACATTTCATACAGAGCAGGCTATTGCGTATGGCACGCAGATTGTGGGTGGAGTGACGCCAGGTAAGGGCGGGCAACGGCATCTGGATCGCCCGGTTTTTGATTCAATGAAAGAAGCGATGCGACAAACTGAGGCTGATGCCAGCGTGATTTATGTGCCTGCACCGTTTGTGCTGGATTCTGTTGTTGAGGCTATTGAAGCTGGCGTCAAATTGGTTGTGGTGATCACTGAAGGTGTACCGACACTGGATATGGTGAAAGTTCGTCGGCTGCTTGACTGCCACCCGGATGTGCGGCTGATTGGGCCAAACTGCCCAGGAGTTATCACGCCGGGCGAGTGCAAAATCGGGATTATGCCTGGTGAAATCCACCGCCCAGGGCGTATTGGGATTGTTTCCCGCTCCGGTACATTAACCTACGAAGCTGTAGCGCAAACCACGGCGCTGGGACTTGGGCAATCCACCTGTATTGGTATTGGCGGCGATCCGGTTCCGGGGACTAACTTTATTGATGCGCTGCGTTTATTCGAAAATGATCCGCAAACAGACGCGGTAATTATGATCGGTGAAATTGGTGGTAATGCGGAAGAACGGGCTGCGGAATTTATTCGTCATGAAATGAATAAACCGGTCGTAGGTTATATTGCCGGTGTTACTGCACCAAAAGGAAAACGCATGGGGCACGCCGGAGCCATTATTTCTGGCGGTAGCGGCAGTGCAGAGGATAAATTCCGTGCGTTCGATAAAGCAGGCATGGCATGGACAAGAAACCCGGCGTTGCTTGGCGAAACGTTATGGAATGTTATTAAGTAA
- a CDS encoding 2-oxoglutarate dehydrogenase E1 component: MENMTSPGTLLSGDNATWLEEYYQTWLRTPEQLPEDWRRFFLSPELTVQSVSGDNNVSGATLKKQAAVIQLINAWRTQGHLRAKLDPLGLNPPADVPSLQPGFWGLSEEDLLQEFSVTFGAHTTQMPLKQLLNLLEQAWAGSQAYELAHLENREEINWLLSRIESSNAPQADAQTCIARFEKLMAAETLERYLHTRYVGQKRFSLEGGESAIPALDTLTKRLRAQGVEEMVIGMAHRGRLNVLVNLLNKDPAQLFAEFEGKQTIGSGSGDVKYHMGYSSNLETPAGSLHVALAYNPSHLEIVNPVVLGQVRARQERRGEDGQAKVVGVLIHGDSALGGLGVNQTTFNLSQTQGYGTGGTLHLVINNQIGFTTSRLQDMRSSRYCTDIAKMVAAPIIHVNGDDVDAVCQVMELACEWRDTFRRDIIIDICCFRKHGHNESDEPRLTQPQMYQAVDAHPGTLARYGESLARRGLLTQAQQDEMTARYRDWLDSCQKREPQPLKPAIHSFSANWYGLTNPHWSAPVSTALPRQKLAAYGEIISTLPPDVVAHPTIKRQLALRQDMAAGTQPIDWGMAEMLAYASLVDAGVGVRLSGEDSGRGTFSHRHAVVHHQTEARRYLPLQHIRAGQASFDVYDSVLNEEALLAFEYGYSTSAPQQLVIWEAQFGDFANGAQVAIDQFISSGETKWDRYSGLTILLPHGYDGQGPEHSSARPERWLQLCAENNMQVVMPSESAQMFHLLRGQALRPMRKPLVIMMSKRLLRFKGAMSELSEFTDGAYKPVVTDPQLHQSQKVKRVILCSGQVYYDVLEARKQRECEDEVAIVRLEQLYPFPVAELNDVLASWPNCCEWIWLQEEPENQGAWRQIRHELAALKINTPYWQYAGRPAVAAPATGYGRVHKQQIDEFLAAAFADIQP, translated from the coding sequence ATGGAGAACATGACCTCGCCCGGCACGCTGCTTAGTGGAGATAACGCGACCTGGCTTGAAGAGTACTACCAGACCTGGTTGCGTACGCCGGAACAACTCCCGGAAGACTGGCGGCGTTTTTTTCTTTCACCTGAACTGACTGTCCAAAGCGTATCCGGTGATAACAACGTCAGCGGTGCGACGTTAAAAAAACAGGCTGCGGTAATACAACTGATCAATGCCTGGCGCACGCAGGGGCATCTGCGCGCAAAGCTTGATCCACTTGGTTTGAATCCCCCAGCTGACGTTCCCTCCCTCCAGCCTGGTTTTTGGGGATTAAGCGAAGAAGACTTGTTGCAGGAGTTTAGCGTCACCTTTGGCGCACACACCACGCAAATGCCACTTAAGCAACTGCTTAACCTGCTGGAGCAAGCCTGGGCCGGTAGCCAGGCTTATGAACTTGCTCATCTGGAAAATCGTGAAGAAATCAACTGGTTGTTATCACGGATTGAGAGCAGCAATGCGCCACAAGCTGATGCCCAAACCTGCATTGCCCGTTTTGAAAAACTGATGGCGGCAGAGACGTTAGAGCGTTATCTGCATACCCGTTATGTTGGGCAGAAACGGTTTTCTCTGGAAGGGGGCGAAAGTGCAATCCCGGCGCTCGATACGCTGACAAAACGCCTGCGTGCGCAAGGTGTGGAGGAAATGGTCATTGGCATGGCGCACCGGGGAAGACTTAATGTTCTGGTTAATCTGTTGAATAAAGACCCGGCACAGCTTTTTGCTGAGTTTGAAGGCAAGCAGACGATCGGCAGTGGTTCAGGCGATGTGAAATACCACATGGGGTATTCCAGCAATCTGGAAACACCTGCCGGTTCGCTGCATGTGGCGCTGGCGTATAACCCCTCACATCTGGAGATCGTGAATCCGGTGGTGCTGGGCCAGGTGCGAGCCAGGCAGGAACGCCGTGGTGAGGATGGTCAGGCAAAAGTGGTGGGCGTACTTATTCATGGGGATTCCGCGTTGGGCGGCCTCGGCGTCAACCAAACCACGTTTAACTTATCGCAGACTCAGGGCTACGGCACTGGCGGTACGCTACATCTGGTGATTAACAATCAGATTGGCTTCACCACTTCCCGCTTGCAGGATATGCGTTCTTCACGGTACTGCACCGATATTGCCAAAATGGTAGCGGCCCCAATTATCCACGTTAATGGCGATGACGTTGACGCTGTTTGCCAGGTAATGGAACTGGCGTGCGAATGGCGAGACACCTTCCGGCGCGACATCATCATCGATATTTGCTGCTTCCGTAAGCACGGACACAACGAAAGCGATGAGCCACGTCTTACCCAGCCACAAATGTATCAGGCAGTGGATGCTCACCCTGGTACGCTCGCCCGTTATGGTGAATCTCTTGCCCGCCGCGGCCTGTTAACTCAGGCGCAACAAGATGAGATGACGGCACGCTATCGCGACTGGCTGGATAGCTGCCAGAAACGTGAACCGCAGCCTCTCAAACCTGCAATTCACTCTTTTAGCGCTAACTGGTATGGGTTGACCAACCCTCACTGGAGCGCCCCGGTATCTACGGCATTGCCTCGGCAAAAGCTGGCAGCGTATGGTGAAATCATTTCTACACTGCCACCCGATGTGGTCGCACATCCTACCATTAAACGGCAACTGGCGTTACGCCAGGATATGGCCGCAGGTACTCAGCCAATAGACTGGGGAATGGCTGAAATGCTGGCCTATGCATCGCTTGTGGATGCGGGTGTTGGTGTGCGTCTTTCTGGTGAAGACTCAGGGCGTGGCACGTTCAGTCATCGCCATGCAGTGGTACATCATCAAACTGAAGCCCGTCGTTATCTGCCGTTACAGCATATCCGCGCTGGTCAGGCATCTTTCGATGTTTATGATTCGGTGCTTAATGAAGAAGCGCTCTTAGCCTTTGAATATGGCTATTCAACGTCTGCGCCTCAGCAACTGGTTATTTGGGAAGCGCAGTTTGGTGACTTTGCCAACGGCGCTCAGGTTGCTATTGACCAGTTTATCTCGTCTGGCGAAACCAAGTGGGATCGCTATAGCGGTTTAACCATTCTTCTGCCGCATGGCTATGACGGACAAGGGCCGGAGCACTCTTCTGCGCGTCCTGAGCGCTGGCTGCAACTGTGCGCAGAAAACAACATGCAGGTGGTGATGCCCAGTGAGTCAGCACAAATGTTCCATTTGCTGCGCGGTCAGGCATTACGCCCAATGCGCAAACCGTTAGTGATAATGATGAGTAAGCGTTTACTTCGGTTTAAAGGCGCTATGAGCGAGCTTTCTGAATTCACTGATGGCGCTTATAAACCGGTAGTCACCGATCCGCAATTGCATCAGTCCCAGAAAGTTAAGCGCGTTATTTTGTGTAGCGGCCAGGTCTATTACGACGTACTGGAAGCCCGTAAGCAGCGTGAGTGTGAAGATGAGGTAGCGATTGTTCGCCTGGAGCAACTCTACCCGTTCCCGGTCGCAGAACTGAATGATGTTCTGGCGAGTTGGCCGAACTGCTGCGAATGGATTTGGTTGCAGGAAGAGCCAGAAAACCAGGGCGCGTGGCGGCAGATTCGTCATGAGCTGGCGGCACTGAAAATTAACACTCCTTACTGGCAGTATGCAGGCCGCCCGGCAGTGGCAGCTCCGGCGACAGGGTATGGGCGTGTACATAAACAACAAATCGACGAATTTCTTGCTGCTGCGTTTGCAGATATTCAGCCATGA
- a CDS encoding DASS family sodium-coupled anion symporter has protein sequence MSSISHGAPQKRRIIPNPGLWLAIIAGIIITLLPLGDTLPVAGQNMIAILVFAIIVWISEAMDYTASAIVISALIIFMVGFAPDMNHPDTILGTAKALKMTLSGFSNSALALVAAAMFIAAAMTITGLDKRIALFTMSKIGASSRSIIIGAIVVTIVLSLVVPSATARTACVVPIMMGVIAAFKVDKHSRLAASMMIVIAQATSIWNVGIQTSAAQNLLSIGFINKTFGAGHSVSWLDWLLAGAPWSLTMSVILYFLARKLLPPETEAVEGGSEAIKKALAELGPTTGKEKRLIGISLLLLLFWSTGGKLHSIDTTSVTLAGLAIMLLPGIGVMSWKEVEKRVQWGTLLMFGIGISLGSTLLDTQAASWMANYVVKGFGLDGLPSLAIFAILAAFLIIIHLGFASATALTAALLPILISLLSSLPPELGVNPVGMTILLAFSVSFGFILPINAPQNMVCMGTDTFTPRQFTRVGLYLTVIGYLLLLLFAATWWKILGLM, from the coding sequence ATGTCATCAATATCCCATGGCGCACCACAAAAGCGTCGAATTATCCCTAATCCCGGCCTGTGGTTGGCGATCATTGCCGGAATTATTATTACCCTTCTGCCACTGGGCGATACCTTGCCCGTCGCCGGACAAAATATGATCGCCATTCTGGTGTTTGCCATTATTGTCTGGATCAGCGAAGCGATGGATTACACCGCCAGTGCAATTGTTATTTCCGCACTGATTATCTTTATGGTTGGTTTTGCCCCGGATATGAATCACCCGGACACGATCCTTGGCACCGCGAAAGCGCTGAAAATGACTCTGTCGGGTTTTTCTAATTCTGCTCTGGCGCTGGTGGCAGCAGCAATGTTTATCGCGGCGGCAATGACCATTACCGGGCTGGATAAACGCATTGCGCTGTTTACTATGTCGAAAATAGGTGCCAGCAGCCGCAGCATTATTATCGGTGCCATTGTGGTGACCATCGTCCTGAGCCTGGTTGTACCCAGTGCCACTGCCCGTACGGCTTGCGTGGTGCCGATTATGATGGGGGTCATTGCGGCATTTAAGGTGGATAAACATTCACGTTTAGCGGCGTCAATGATGATTGTTATCGCCCAGGCGACCAGTATCTGGAACGTTGGTATTCAAACTTCGGCGGCGCAAAACCTGCTTTCTATCGGTTTTATCAATAAAACTTTCGGCGCCGGGCATTCTGTCAGCTGGCTTGACTGGCTGTTAGCGGGCGCGCCCTGGAGCCTCACCATGTCGGTGATCCTCTATTTCCTCGCACGTAAATTGTTGCCGCCAGAAACGGAAGCTGTTGAAGGGGGGAGCGAGGCCATTAAAAAAGCACTCGCAGAGTTAGGGCCAACCACCGGTAAAGAAAAACGCTTGATCGGTATTTCGCTATTGTTACTGCTCTTTTGGTCTACTGGCGGAAAATTACACAGTATTGATACCACCTCTGTCACCCTTGCCGGACTGGCGATTATGTTGCTGCCAGGCATCGGTGTAATGAGCTGGAAAGAGGTCGAAAAACGTGTGCAGTGGGGCACGTTGCTGATGTTTGGTATTGGTATCAGCCTGGGGTCCACGCTGCTTGATACGCAGGCAGCTTCATGGATGGCGAACTATGTGGTGAAAGGTTTTGGTCTTGATGGCTTGCCATCATTAGCCATCTTCGCGATTCTCGCCGCTTTCTTGATAATTATTCACCTGGGGTTTGCCAGTGCCACTGCGCTAACTGCCGCATTGCTGCCCATCCTGATTAGCCTGTTAAGCAGTCTGCCGCCAGAACTCGGCGTTAACCCGGTCGGCATGACCATTCTGCTCGCCTTCAGTGTCAGTTTTGGCTTCATCCTGCCGATTAACGCGCCACAAAATATGGTGTGTATGGGTACGGATACCTTCACGCCACGCCAGTTTACCCGTGTGGGACTGTACCTGACGGTAATCGGCTACCTGTTGTTGCTACTGTTTGCCGCCACCTGGTGGAAAATTTTAGGTCTAATGTGA